One stretch of Acanthochromis polyacanthus isolate Apoly-LR-REF ecotype Palm Island chromosome 16, KAUST_Apoly_ChrSc, whole genome shotgun sequence DNA includes these proteins:
- the tbx18 gene encoding LOW QUALITY PROTEIN: T-box transcription factor TBX18 (The sequence of the model RefSeq protein was modified relative to this genomic sequence to represent the inferred CDS: inserted 1 base in 1 codon), which produces MLFSSSSLCVGFELFLLPSSRSETDMAEKRRSPCALSVKAHAFSVEALIGAEKRRRTTGEDAVSPGYEDGTDVSDLTGSPGLRADRACTSDRGSEAECASDGSPESDDALLESPQPTALCAAPVTGGAGEETRVDLQGSDLWKRFHEIGTEMIITKAGRRMFPAMRVKITGLDPHQQYYIAMDIIPVDNKRYRYVYHSSKWMVAGNADSPVPPRVYIHPDSPASGETWMRQVVSFDKLKLTNNELDDQGHIILHSMHKYQPRVHVIRKECGEELSPVRAIPAGEGTHTFSFPETVFTTVTAYQNQQITRLKIDRNPFAKGFRDSGRNRMGLEALVESYAFWRPSLRTLTFEDIPGMAKQGVPGAHGGIGPSPHLLSTSPCSSPFQVCPLSPPDYTCSRPTHPLHRYGNPPEPFPPPRGSSAYEGEAFCSLPLPASQLGYLSNPTPQGYAGLRLHTPPYSLYGYTFPXSPRLAASPDKMAAAATANHQSPFLGSSPSGTLTDSLGVLSGGQQGFLFDSRTLGLAGSQPGGGASQVTAHMG; this is translated from the exons atgctcttttcttcttcttctctctgcgtGGGGTTTGAACTTTTCCTGCTCCCTTCATCTCGCTCCGAGACAGACATGGCAGAGAAGCGGAGGTCTCCGTGCGCACTGAGCGTGAAGGCGCACGCGTTCTCGGTGGAGGCGCTGATCGGGGCGGAAAAACGACGCAGGACGACCGGGGAGGATGCCGTGTCTCCCGGGTACGAGGACGGGACTGACGTGTCTGATCTAACCGGGAGTCCGGGGCTGCGGGCCGACAGAGCGTGCACGAGCGACCGGGGCAGCGAGGCGGAGTGTGCAAGTGACGGATCCC CTGAGAGCGACGACGCGCTGCTGGAGAGCCCGCAGCCCACGGCTCTGTGCGCGGCGCCGGTGACCGGAGGAGCCGGGGAGGAGACCCGGGTGGACCTGCAGGGATCAGACCTGTGGAAACGGTTCCACGAGATCGGCACCGAGATGATCATCACGAAGGCCGGACG GCGGATGTTCCCTGCCATGCGCGTCAAGATCACGGGTTTGGACCCACATCAGCAGTATTACATCGCCATGGATATAATCCCCGTGGACAACAAACGATACAG ATACGTGTATCACAGCTCTAAGTGGATGGTGGCGGGGAATGCGGACTCCCCTGTGCCGCCCAGAGTGTACATCCACCCGGACTCCCCGGCTTCAGGAGAGACGTGGATGCGTCAGGTGGTGAGCTTCGACAAACTCAAACTGACCAACAACGAGCTGGACGACCAGGGACAT ATCATTCTTCACTCCATGCACAAGTACCAGCCGAGGGTCCATGTGATCCGGAAGGAGTGTGGCGAGGAGTTATCCCCAGTGAGAGCCATCCCTGCTGGGGAAGGAACCCACACTTTCTCCTTCCCCGAGACTGTGTTCACCACCGTCACAGCTTATCAGAACCAACAG attACAAGGCTGAAAATTGACAGGAACCCATTTGCCAAAGGCTTCAGAGACTCTGGCAGAAACCG GATGGGTTTGGAAGCTTTGGTCGAGTCGTACGCATTCTGGCGTCCATCCCTGCGAACGCTCACGTTTGAGGACATCCCTGGCATGGCCAAGCAAG GAGTCCCGGGAGCTCATGGAGGGATCGGACCATCACCTCACCTGCTCTCCACGTCCCCGTGCTCCTCACCTTTCCAGGTTTGCCCTCTCAGCCCGCCTGACTACACCTGCAGCCGACCAACGCACCCCCTCCACCGCTACGGCAACCCCCCAGAGCCCTTCCCTCCTCCCAGAGGTTCGTCCGCGTACGAAGGCGAAGCGTTCTGCTCCCTGCCGCTCCCTGCCTCTCAGCTCGGCTATCTATCCAACCCCACCCCGCAGGGTTACGCCGGTCTTCGCCTCCACACGCCGCCCTACAGCCTGTACGGTTACACATTCC CCTCGCCACGCCTTGCTGCCAGCCCCGATAAGATGGCCGCCGCTGCCACTGCCAATCACCAGAGCCCCTTCCTTGGCTCGTCTCCCAGTGGGACTCTAACGGACAGTCTGGGCGTGCTCAGCGGAGGACAGCAAGGCTTCTTGTTCGACTCTCGGACTTTAGGACTGGCCGGTAGCCAGCCGGGAGGTGGGGCCTCAC